A genomic region of Egibacteraceae bacterium contains the following coding sequences:
- a CDS encoding DNA-directed RNA polymerase subunit alpha, with the protein MLIVQRPTITEEVLTEGLRSAFSIEPLEPGFGYTLGNSLRRTLLSSIPGAAITSVRIEGVLHEFSSIEGVKEDVTDVILNLKDLVLRSESDQPVEIFLGGEGPGEITADFITAPADVEILNRDLHIATLNRKGRVEMYLTVERGRGYESAERNKRPDQAIGVIPIDSIYSPVRRVTYRVEATRVEQMTNYDRLILDVETDGSVTPGEALSSAGATLKDLLALFADFEESGPGGLSIGPDTAAALPSSPDLLLPIEEMDFSVRSYNCLKREGVATVGELVQKTEQDLLDIRNFGQKSIEEVKQKLAELGLSLADYGGYAQ; encoded by the coding sequence GTGCTGATCGTTCAGCGTCCCACCATCACCGAAGAGGTCCTCACCGAAGGTCTGCGCTCGGCCTTCAGCATCGAGCCGCTGGAGCCCGGGTTCGGGTACACCCTCGGCAACAGCCTGCGGCGAACGCTGCTGTCGTCCATCCCCGGCGCGGCGATCACGAGCGTGCGGATCGAGGGTGTGCTCCACGAGTTCAGCTCGATCGAGGGGGTCAAGGAGGACGTCACCGACGTCATCTTGAACCTCAAGGACCTCGTGCTGCGCAGCGAGAGCGACCAGCCCGTCGAGATCTTCCTCGGTGGTGAGGGCCCCGGTGAGATCACCGCCGACTTCATCACCGCCCCCGCCGACGTCGAGATCCTGAACCGTGACCTGCACATCGCCACCCTGAACCGCAAGGGCCGCGTGGAGATGTACCTCACGGTGGAGCGCGGCCGGGGCTACGAGTCCGCCGAACGCAACAAGCGACCCGACCAGGCCATCGGGGTCATCCCGATCGACTCGATCTACTCGCCGGTGCGTCGGGTGACCTACCGCGTCGAGGCGACCCGCGTCGAGCAGATGACCAACTACGACCGGCTCATCCTCGACGTGGAGACCGACGGCTCGGTGACCCCCGGGGAGGCGCTGTCGAGCGCCGGCGCGACCCTGAAGGACCTGCTCGCCCTCTTCGCCGACTTCGAGGAGTCGGGACCCGGCGGGCTGTCGATCGGGCCGGACACGGCGGCGGCCCTGCCGAGCTCACCAGACCTGCTCCTGCCGATCGAGGAGATGGACTTCTCGGTGCGCTCGTACAACTGCCTGAAGCGCGAGGGCGTGGCGACCGTCGGCGAGCTGGTGCAGAAGACCGAGCAGGACCTGCTCGACATCCGCAACTTCGGCCAGAAGTCGATCGAGGAAGTGAAGCAGAAGCTCGCCGAGCTGGGGCTGTCCCTCGCCGACTACGGCGGCTACGCGCAGTAG
- the truA gene encoding tRNA pseudouridine(38-40) synthase TruA translates to MGSATVRLRIDLAYDGSGFRGFARQPGQRTVQGVLEGALGRLLDSDVTTTGAGRTDAGVHATAQTVHCDVPAGARLLVDLARARRGLDALCGRDLTVWRVRRVPDTFNARFSATGRRYRYRICDAAAMDPLWRQDTWHLGTPTLDVAAMEAGGRHLVGEHDFSAFCRRAGDQHLVRRITRLEVRRRRAGLVTLAVDGRAFCHQMVRSVTGCLVPVGQGLHPPAWVAQVLAGKDRQAIGRVAPPHGLTLVGVAYSRPAG, encoded by the coding sequence GTGGGCTCGGCGACGGTCCGGCTCCGCATCGACCTGGCCTACGACGGGTCGGGATTCCGCGGGTTCGCCCGCCAGCCCGGTCAACGCACCGTCCAGGGCGTCCTCGAGGGCGCCCTCGGGCGGCTCCTCGACAGCGACGTCACGACCACGGGCGCGGGCCGGACCGATGCCGGCGTCCACGCCACGGCACAGACGGTGCACTGCGACGTCCCCGCCGGCGCACGCCTGCTCGTCGACCTGGCGCGGGCACGCCGTGGCCTCGACGCGCTCTGCGGCCGGGACCTGACCGTCTGGCGGGTGCGCCGCGTGCCGGACACGTTCAACGCCCGCTTCTCCGCGACCGGGCGGCGCTACCGGTACCGGATCTGCGACGCCGCGGCGATGGACCCGCTGTGGCGCCAGGACACCTGGCACCTCGGCACGCCCACGCTGGATGTCGCCGCCATGGAGGCCGGCGGGCGCCACCTCGTGGGCGAGCACGACTTCAGCGCTTTCTGCCGCCGCGCCGGTGACCAGCACCTCGTCCGGCGCATCACCCGGCTGGAGGTGCGGCGCCGGCGTGCCGGCCTCGTGACACTCGCTGTGGACGGCCGGGCGTTCTGCCACCAGATGGTCCGTTCGGTCACGGGCTGCCTGGTGCCCGTGGGGCAGGGCCTGCACCCCCCTGCATGGGTCGCGCAGGTGCTGGCCGGCAAGGACCGGCAGGCGATCGGACGGGTGGCCCCGCCGCACGGGTTGACCCTCGTGGGCGTCGCGTATTCCCGCCCCGCCGGTTGA
- the rplM gene encoding 50S ribosomal protein L13 gives MCGPPTAFFCPAAAGLFATPDLAAPRRDRMNPMRTFSPRPSDIDHRWYVIDARDMVLGRLASRVATVLRGKHKPTFAPHVDGGDFVVVVNAGAVKLTGNKGTQSLAHRHSGYPGSLKSVPFARLLADRPEELVERAVKGMLPRNTIGRAQIHKLKVYAGPDHPHAAQKPEPFPL, from the coding sequence TTGTGCGGTCCTCCGACCGCCTTCTTCTGTCCTGCCGCCGCCGGCCTGTTCGCAACACCCGACCTGGCGGCCCCCCGCCGAGACCGGATGAACCCCATGCGCACGTTCTCACCTCGACCGTCCGACATCGACCACCGCTGGTACGTGATCGACGCCCGGGACATGGTCCTCGGCCGTCTCGCCTCGCGTGTCGCCACGGTGCTGCGCGGCAAGCACAAGCCGACGTTCGCGCCCCACGTCGACGGCGGCGACTTCGTGGTCGTGGTCAACGCCGGTGCGGTCAAGCTGACGGGCAACAAGGGCACGCAGAGCCTCGCGCACCGCCACTCGGGGTACCCGGGCTCGCTGAAGTCGGTGCCATTCGCGCGGCTCCTCGCCGACCGGCCCGAAGAGCTGGTCGAGCGCGCCGTCAAGGGCATGCTGCCCCGCAACACCATCGGCCGGGCCCAGATCCACAAGCTCAAGGTGTACGCCGGGCCCGACCATCCGCACGCTGCCCAAAAGCCCGAGCCGTTCCCGCTGTAG